In Poecile atricapillus isolate bPoeAtr1 chromosome 1, bPoeAtr1.hap1, whole genome shotgun sequence, the sequence TttggcagggatggattttcatGTAGTGGAGGTAATTAtgtcctttttttctggtttgctgTTACTGTTAGTAATTGAggctttttgttttactttgtctGCAGTGTTCTGTGAAAAGCTGCATCACTGCCTTTCATGTCACCTGTGCCTTTGAGCATAGTTTAGAGATGAAGACTATCCTGGATGATGGGGATGAGGTCAAGTTCAAGTCGTATTGTCTAAAGCACAGCAAGAACAAGCAGAATTCACTGCCTGATGTTGAGGAGCACCCCAAGAGCGTGTCAGAGCAGAAGCAAACAGAGAGTGAGAAAACGAGCCTGCGAGCCCAAAAACTCCGAGAGCTGGAAGAAGAGTTTTACTCACTAGTAAAAGTGGAAGatgttgcagcagagctgggccttcCTAAACTTGCTGTAGACTTCATCTACAATTACTGGAAATTAAAGCGAAAAAGTAACTTTAACAAACCATTGTTTCCTCCCAAGGAGGATGAAGAAAATGGCTTGGTGCAACCAAAAGAAGATAGCATTCATACTCGCATGAGGATGTTCATGCATTTAAGGCAGGACCTAGAGAGGGTAAGAATTAACTTGTACAGTTTTGAAAAACTATTTGCAGGTGAACAAGATCTTTGTTTGTGGATGAGAGTGAGAATGGGGAAAGCAAAGTGAGAtgattgaaaaaataataattaaaaagaaagaaaaagtaaggCTTCAACTCAAGTGTTCTGATATGCTGCACTGCCTTCTGGAGAGACTTACAAGAGCTGCCCCTCTCAGTCCAGTGAAAGGTCTGATGTGACAGGAATACTTCCTGACTTGCTTAAATGCTTACTTGCTGACTTCCTTTATGTGTTTTAAGATGCATAATTCTGTGCACAATGGACATATTTGGTAATTGACTCTATGACTTCAGCTTCAGTtgaataaatgttaaaaaaaatgcGGAAATTTATTTGACCCACTGTAGTTCTAGTTAGTGATAGagtttaaatgagaaaaaaactgTTGCTTTTATTAAGCAAAAAATAAGAGTAAGACTTGTTACCACTTGGAGGCTGCCTGTTGGGTTGGTAGGGTCACCCACAATTTTCAAGTGCTTAGAGGTAGGCAGTGAATgtaaaaaaaaggtaataaaataaaatagatgtgATGAGGAGAGGGGAAGTAAAATCAGAAGAGAGATAATAGCGTTGTAAGAAAAGGGTAAACAGTATTGGAGAGAGAACAACGTGAAAATACAGGAAGATTGTTGGAGCTGAGATTTGCACTTCTCAGTGTAACTGTTGTCTTGAATCTGTCATAATCAATCTCAGAtcttttccagcactgcttttGATATGGAAGCTTACTTTACAAAAAAACTTAAAACCCATAACATACCTCACATGGAGGGTTGGTATTTGGGGGTGGATTGTTTTTTAGTTTTCAAGAGACCATGTCAAGCTTTTTGTTTGATAAATATTTGGTTTGCACCAGATTTTGTTGAAATTGATATATTTATTCTGAGTGGAGGTGtttcataattttaaatgcCTGTCTCCAAGTTTCTGAACTTCTGTGCCACAAGATTATGTAACTGTTATATCTTGGGATAAATATAAATTTGGGAATCTTGGAATTTTGTTTCTAGGTAGATTCCAGTTCTGAACAGAtgacagtgctggggaaagTGTGTTTGGCAGATACCTTTCAACCAGCCCCTAtgctgtttctgtgttttaaaagccCTTACTGGTGTTTATCAAGAACTTTCACTGTCTCTTCTTATTCTATTGCCTTAGGTGGAAATGTTGCTATTAACTAAAACAAGTAGTAAAAGTAGAATTATGTGGAACTgaatcagaatggtttgggttggaagggaccatctagttccaacgctcctgccatggacagggacacctaCAAGACCGGGTTACTCAAAGCCCTATCCAGTCTGGCCTTAAACACTTGAGGGAGGGGGCCTCcccaacttctctgggcaactgtTGCAGTGTCTCACTGTTAACGATGTCTTCCTTCTGCCCAAAGTAAACTTGCCCTCCCTCAGTTCAAAAACATTACCTCTTTTTCTGTCACTACAGCCTCTGGTCTCTGTCTTTCTTATAATCCCTTTTCATATAGGGAAAAACTGCAGTAAGGTCTCTCCAgacctttctcttctccaggctgaacatatttttaatgcatAATTAGGTATGTTCAGTTATATTCACAAGAACTTTAACAAGGGATTTTgcatgttttgattttgttgttgATGCACTTTTTAAACTATatctgggtttattttcttattgcCTGTTAAGTGTCCTGTTATTCCTCCATAGGTAAGAAATCTCTGCTACATGGTAAGCAGGAGAGAGAAACTGAAGTTGTCCCACAGTAAAGTACATGAACAGGTCTTCAACTTGCAAGTTCAACTCATTAATCAGGAAATTGCTGCAGGTAATCATAtacatgtaaaatatttataaatccTGCCTGTATTTAAACTAAAGCAGTGTATTCTTTTTATGTTCCTAAATAGTGCTTTTAACATGTAAAAATGCCTTTAAGAATTTTCTTCAAGTACATAGTCAATCAAAGCAGCAACACAAAGAGAACATTTTAATCGCTTAAAATGTTTACttgaatatttctttattttatggCTGTTTCTGGTATATGCCTCTTGCTTATCACTGTGGCATCCAGATAGCAGAAATGAGCCAGTGGTGATCTCTAGGCTTTTGCACTGTTGGGCTGCTGGTCTATGGCACTGGTTCCCCACAGCAAGCTGTACCCTGCTGGTTGGTTCTCCAGCTGAGAAGgcttttctgcctgctgctaGTAGTTGATTCCTTCAGGCAAGAGAATGAGTGACTGGTGGGAATCACTGCTGTTCTCATGTGCCCTGTGCATGTCATGAACAGCGCAGATTTGCTAGCTTGCCATCTGCAGTTGCTCTCCTTTCTTCAAAAAGAGTTTAAGTGCTCTGGTTATTAACAGAGACTAGTAACTGTTTAGGAATGCTCAGGTGCCAAACCCCACTCTGCTTTTCACATTTACagcaactttttaaaataaagaatacaGTATTTGGAAAGAGGAAGAGCATATGCATACCGGTGTAGTtactgggatttatttttttttaataggaaaggCAGCTATTTTACTATGTAAAATTGAGATCTCGTCTTTCAAGATACATACTTCACCAGTTTAGGGTGAAGTcttcatgcttttttttctctgccccTGAAACATGGATAGGTGTCATTAGTACTGATAAggttttttatggattttttaaactgttttagACCAGACTAGAACTTCATGGAAGCAGCGGCACTCTGAAGCTCCTTGCTTTTGtgtaaatgcattttattaGAAATGTCTACTAAGTTTGTTTaatgtctttaaaaatacaagtgCTTTTTTAATACTTACTATAATAGCTTGATACTTGCAGTGGGTGCTGTATGCATGTATTACCATAAACAACTCATGTGTTGAGgtaaaaaacttttaaaacttaGAGAATTTGATAATACAAAGCGGAGAGCTGAACTAAGTCCAAATTGAAACTCAgtttgaagcatttttttcttcatccaaAACTGAATATGAACCTTTTTTACAGCTTTGTTGGAACAGCTTCAGTCATATCTCAAAACTGGTTCAATTCACTGGCTTAAAGCCCCGTAAAAAGGGCGCattgttgtttttaatgaaaatatttaaatgcttaCCTAAATTCCAAAGTTGTAGATAATTTGGAACAGTTTGGTTATCCCAGCTCTTCCTTAGTGTCCTAAAATAATTTCACACTAATTATTTGCAAATGCTTCTTACTGTTGCATGATCGTATAATGGACTATAAAACTTGATACAGATGACAAAAGAAATtaccctttttaaaaaagcctttttttctttttcttctgcttcctcGCCTCTTTCTCCTGTAGGCCATACACTGACAAGTGCACTAGAGAACACACTGTTCTACCCACCTCCCAGGATCACCCTGAAGCTAAAAATGCCCAAATTAGCATTAGGAGACTGCAAAAATAACTCGCTGAAGCCTGGCAACAGACCGCTTTCTCCTGACAACAACAGCACTGTTTACAGCAAACGGAGTGTGCCAATGTCAAAGGAATCGtttgaaatgaaagcaaaatctTATGCCAGGTATCAGCACGACAGCAGAAGTAACGGGTTGCTGGTAGGGATTGGCAAGCCTCGGAGCGAAGTAAAGGATTCTGGCCCCACGCAGCTGATGGAGTTTCACCGGGGCCAGCCATCCGGGAAGCCTTTAGCGCTCCAGGCTGCTTTGCACGGACAGTCGTCCATCGGGAATGGGCGGGTGCAGCAGGAGAACTCAAGGCTGGTGTCCAAATCCAATGGTctgatgggcagggctggagatgTGAGCCAGAGAGACAGCTCCAGCCAGACATCCTACGAACAAGAGTCTGTGCTCACGGCTCACTTGGCCAGCCAGAGTGGATTCCGAAAATCCACCATAGAACATTTCAGCCGGTCCTTTAAAGAGGCTACCAACAGTCTGGTGAGGACCACGGAAGATCTCCGGTGCTGTGAAAAGCCAACAAGAAGACTTGCAACAAAAGATCGCTTGTGGAGCAAGCAGACACTTGAAGGTGCTCCATACCAGGACAATGATGGGTACTGTCCTGACTTAGAGCTGAGTGACTCTGAAGCAGAAAGTGATGAAAACAAAGAGCAAGTGCGGTTAAGACGAAGTAGCTCAGAGAGAGAAAGCCCGAGTAAAGACTTTGGAAGAGACTGTCACAGTAGAAACAAAAAGAATATGATATCTCACAGTTCGGTACAAAGGTGATTAGAAGCCCCCACGGGGTAATTTAGACTTTATGTATTCCAGTGTACCAGTGCAAAGCTCAGCATCAAAAGGTTCCGGAAAATAGTCTAGGACCTATTTAGGAAGAGCTGCAGtaggggatgggggaggggagagaaatCAGTCGTTTTATTCAACTGTGAATTGGTTTGCAGTCTTTGCAAGGTTAGCTCAGTTATCCACAAAGTCGTGTGGAAATCAATCGTGTGTTTTATCAGAGGGTAACATCTGGGAGAGCACAAAGCGGTAAACTGTGCAGAAATTCAGGAAACCGCTTCCACCTTGCCAGCTTAAGTGCAAGGCACTGTGTTCATGTGGAGGCAGTCTCGTGGTGGTGGACAGGTTTTAAAGAAGTCCTTGCATTGCTCTAAGGTGTTGCAAGAGACTGCAAACGGAGACACTGAAACTGCGTTGTTATGGCACCTGCAGTATGGCTTTGATCCAGCAATGCACTTGCGGCTGTGTTAGGAAGTTAAGCATGTGAGAAGTCCTGCTGGTTTCCCCAGGAACATTTGTGCTCAGATATCCGAGCGCATGCCGGTGTGCTCTGCTGGATCAGGCCCAAAGTGACTACTAAGAGACGATCCCCTTCTGCAGGAGGCTTTGCCTGCAGTGGCGTTTGCAGGCTCCCTGCGGAGGGCGGAAGCAGGCGTCGCTGGCGCTGCCAAACTCGCTGACCTCTAGACGTGCCCCCATTCCCTGCTTTTGCTGAAGGTTGTGTTTCTCTTCACAATAATTCGCTTATTTTGTAAATATACAACTTCTAGTACTTCagtttttttaatctctgtacATAGATGCTTGTTGTGGGATGCACTTGTAAATATTTTACCCAGCTAACAAGTACAGATGGCTAATTTTGTGGATAGTGTTTACAAAAGTAGATGTACtacttcaaagaaaaatgctATTTGACACTTACATTTAGGCAATCACCGGTGATGCCAGGTTCCTCTTGAAACTGAGATTTCATATCCAGAGGTGTTTTTACCTGGTATTTTTAAAGTCAGCTGaattagaaataatttcagctgattttttttcaggtgcaAATTTTCAACCCTAGTTGCCTGAACACAGGCATAGGAGTCTTCTGGCATCTAGGTCTGTAAAATTTTAGCCAGTCATCATTTAGAGTATGatggtttaattaaaaatgggtttttttaattgctgaaaATCTACTATTTTATTACGCTGCTTTTCAACCTCTGGATCAGTTGCTGTTTCCCAGTCTAACACATTTTTTGTATGTCCTTTAAAATCAGCAGTTGTTAAATGGTGATTAAATTTTAGCCAATACTGACTGAGGAGttgagaagggaagggaatgaAACCCTTTCTATTTGTTTCAAAGACAGGGCATTTTTTGTTTGAATGCAAACTAACTTCTTGTTTTACAGATGGTATTGTGTTGATCAGCAAAACAACTGCACTGTTTTTGTCTGAAATGCTGTACATTTCATAAAGAGGCATCTTCTGTCCCCACATCACTGGCTGAAATGACCCATAGGTCGTGTAGGGCATGTTGTACAGCTCTGTTGAGGGTTCACTTTTGTCTACAAACAAAAAGGCATTCCCCCCACAGTGTGAAGATGACTATGCAGGATCTGAACAGCAACTTGTTTCGCTTCATAGTTTTAATTTATTGCTTTTAGGTTGGGAAATGGCAACGAGATTCTCAGATTTGTTTTAAACTTTGAAATCTCCCTAGTTGCAATAGCACTAGCAGGTCAGGGGCTGGAGGAGTCTTCAGtagtgaaataataaaaaaagtataCTTGGCCAATCTGCTCTGTTTGCTTCAtgcatcttaattttttttattttttttttaattttttttttaattcttgatTTTATGTATATTTGTGTAATTGATCTTTCTATAGCTGtatcttcaaaaatatttcttttggtGTAAATATGCAGTAGCAATTTAGGTTtccacatattttatttttatgggaAATGCTTTGTGTTCTAAGCCATGGGTCATTCAGAAAGTAAACAAATGTCTGTTCATTTGTATTCTGGTTCTGATTCTCTTAATTCTCCTTCAATATTTATTAGTAATCCTCTCTCACTGGCCATGAAATTTTATGAAGCTTTTATTGGGAACACTTATCTGGGAGGTCAGCAAAGTGTTCATGTTATTTTGTGGCTGGAAGCATATgacagaagagagggaaaatggtGCTTCAGCAAAACTCAGCGTTTCTGCTCTTCTGGGGTTATCAATTCAGTTGTTTCCAGTCTGGGCAAtggttttgcttatttttacaTGATTTTAATAGACATATGAAGGAGCCCTT encodes:
- the JADE3 gene encoding protein Jade-3, giving the protein MKRHRHLSTSDSSDNESPSTSFSSCSKYRSKSKTPANEQKKPAEVFRKDLISAMKLPDSHHVNPDEYYVFADTWKQEWEKGVQVPASPETIPQPSLRVVAEKVKEVLYTRPRKYIHCSSQEPTEPGYINILELAESVCRYDLDDMDIFWLQELNEELAEMGCGLLDENTMEKTIEVLERHCHENMNHAIETEEGLGIEYDEDVICDVCRSPDSEDGNDMVFCDKCNICVHQACYGILKVPEGSWLCRTCVLGIHPQCLLCPKRGGAMKATRTGTKWAHVSCALWIPEVSIACPERMEPITKVSHIPPSRWALVCSLCKLKTGACIQCSVKSCITAFHVTCAFEHSLEMKTILDDGDEVKFKSYCLKHSKNKQNSLPDVEEHPKSVSEQKQTESEKTSLRAQKLRELEEEFYSLVKVEDVAAELGLPKLAVDFIYNYWKLKRKSNFNKPLFPPKEDEENGLVQPKEDSIHTRMRMFMHLRQDLERVRNLCYMVSRREKLKLSHSKVHEQVFNLQVQLINQEIAAGHTLTSALENTLFYPPPRITLKLKMPKLALGDCKNNSLKPGNRPLSPDNNSTVYSKRSVPMSKESFEMKAKSYARYQHDSRSNGLLVGIGKPRSEVKDSGPTQLMEFHRGQPSGKPLALQAALHGQSSIGNGRVQQENSRLVSKSNGLMGRAGDVSQRDSSSQTSYEQESVLTAHLASQSGFRKSTIEHFSRSFKEATNSLVRTTEDLRCCEKPTRRLATKDRLWSKQTLEGAPYQDNDGYCPDLELSDSEAESDENKEQVRLRRSSSERESPSKDFGRDCHSRNKKNMISHSSVQR